A part of Terriglobales bacterium genomic DNA contains:
- a CDS encoding LysM peptidoglycan-binding domain-containing protein codes for MGSRFVSWIFAGAALIGLTACEPSKTTKKSAEPPPKAVAPTLSATAQPSQPKIQEKLVPKTDPVEVLIAQVEKEFREGQAAYRAGHLDRAKDNFDRAFDTLLSYPEGVRSDERLEDEFDKIVEAVNTLEMHALQQGDGFTAQAAEPAPIDEANEATFPVDPNIKAKAEIEVRSTKSDLPLVLNDYVASYINFYSSRGRGTLERALTRAGRYESMIRRILAEEGVPQDLIYLAEAESGFHPVALSHAGARGMWQFMASRASGYGLERNWWLDERQDPEKATRAAARHLKDLFKQFGDWYLAMAAYNSGPGNVQRAVQRTGYADFWELYKRNVLPGETKNYVPIILAFTIMAKNPTQYGLDHLVPDPPMNYDTVRVDYPVDLRLVAECVDSSLSTLQDLNPALLRMTTPKDGTYDLRLPAGTSEKFQQVIATIPRDMRVWWRYHKVGSGETLSEIAKQYRTTTSAIAEVNNIAAEDELSTNTRLIIPVAPRKASSALAFSKKPTRYKVRRGDTVLSVADDFSVPVEKLRRWNGLKGNTLRAGRVLKIYRPTAAATAADPAPALAKHSKAKSSKKSSLQASEKTGNKTIRHKVRPGETLTSIAEDYNTTVQALRKANAKSGRMLHAGDVLIVKTGQ; via the coding sequence ATGGGTTCTCGTTTTGTTTCATGGATATTCGCCGGTGCTGCCCTGATCGGGCTGACTGCCTGCGAACCCTCTAAGACGACGAAGAAGTCGGCCGAGCCGCCGCCAAAGGCCGTCGCGCCCACCCTCTCCGCCACCGCCCAGCCCTCCCAGCCTAAGATCCAGGAAAAGCTGGTTCCCAAAACGGACCCCGTCGAGGTCCTGATCGCCCAGGTCGAGAAGGAGTTCCGGGAGGGACAAGCCGCCTATCGGGCCGGCCACCTCGACCGCGCAAAAGACAATTTCGATCGCGCCTTCGACACGCTCCTCTCCTATCCCGAGGGCGTCCGCTCCGATGAGCGCCTCGAAGACGAATTCGACAAAATCGTCGAAGCCGTCAACACACTAGAAATGCACGCCCTCCAGCAGGGCGACGGATTCACCGCCCAAGCCGCCGAACCCGCTCCTATCGACGAAGCCAACGAAGCCACCTTCCCGGTGGATCCGAACATCAAGGCCAAGGCGGAAATTGAAGTTCGCAGCACCAAGTCCGATCTGCCGCTCGTTCTAAACGATTACGTTGCCAGCTACATCAACTTCTACTCGAGCCGCGGACGCGGAACTTTGGAACGCGCGCTGACTCGCGCCGGACGCTACGAGTCGATGATCCGCCGCATCCTCGCCGAAGAAGGCGTACCGCAGGACCTCATCTACCTCGCCGAAGCGGAATCCGGATTCCATCCGGTTGCGCTCTCGCACGCGGGAGCGCGCGGCATGTGGCAGTTCATGGCCAGCCGCGCGAGCGGTTACGGGTTGGAACGTAACTGGTGGCTCGACGAGCGCCAGGATCCTGAAAAGGCGACCCGCGCCGCAGCGCGCCACCTGAAGGACCTATTCAAGCAGTTCGGCGATTGGTATCTCGCCATGGCGGCCTACAATTCCGGCCCTGGTAACGTCCAGCGCGCCGTCCAGCGCACCGGCTACGCCGACTTCTGGGAACTCTACAAGCGCAACGTCCTGCCGGGCGAGACCAAGAATTACGTCCCCATCATCCTGGCCTTCACCATCATGGCCAAGAACCCCACGCAATACGGACTCGATCATCTCGTCCCCGACCCGCCGATGAACTACGACACGGTCAGGGTCGATTATCCGGTGGACCTCCGCCTGGTGGCCGAGTGCGTGGACAGTTCGCTGAGCACCCTACAAGACCTGAATCCCGCCCTTCTCCGGATGACCACCCCGAAGGACGGCACCTACGATCTGCGCCTGCCGGCCGGGACCTCCGAGAAGTTTCAGCAGGTAATCGCCACTATCCCGCGCGATATGCGCGTGTGGTGGCGGTACCACAAGGTCGGCTCCGGCGAGACGTTGTCGGAAATTGCGAAGCAGTACCGAACCACAACGTCTGCGATAGCCGAGGTCAACAACATCGCGGCGGAAGACGAACTGTCTACAAACACGCGGCTGATCATCCCGGTAGCCCCGCGCAAGGCCAGTTCCGCACTTGCCTTCTCGAAGAAACCGACGCGGTACAAAGTGCGCCGGGGCGACACGGTACTTTCGGTCGCAGACGACTTCAGCGTCCCAGTTGAGAAGTTGCGTCGGTGGAACGGGTTGAAAGGGAACACGCTGAGGGCCGGCAGGGTCCTGAAGATTTATCGGCCCACTGCCGCAGCAACCGCAGCAGATCCTGCTCCCGCATTGGCGAAGCATAGCAAGGCTAAGTCCAGCAAAAAGAGCAGCTTACAGGCAAGCGAGAAGACTGGAAACAAAACGATTCGTCACAAAGTTCGTCCGGGCGAAACGCTGACGTCCATCGCGGAGGACTACAACACCACGGTTCAGGCACTGCGAAAGGCGAACGCGAAATCCGGAAGGATGTTGCACGCCGGTGACGTTCTCATTGTGAAAACAGGACAGTAA
- a CDS encoding 3-methyl-2-oxobutanoate dehydrogenase subunit VorB, whose product MRQLCKGNVAIVKGAVLAGCRAYYGYPITPASEIAEYAALYLPQVGGTFVQAESEVAAINMVYGAAAAGERVMTASSGPGMSLMQEGMSYIAGAELPCVVVDVVRGGPGLGNIAPEQSDYSCIVKGGGHGNYKNLVLAPASVQEMADLTMLAFELADRYRNPAVILTDGFVGQMMETIGLEVSEHEVPSKPWAVMGTPETRKNLVSSIYLEPDELEAHIRKLEAKYRLAEQLEQRFETYMAEDAEILLVGYGIVSRVLRSTVEQARAQGLRVGLFRPISLWPFPSKPLAEYASRCRFVQVVEMSTGQMLEDVKLAINGRTPIEFYNRVGGNVPTAEEIHTQLLAHEAAHV is encoded by the coding sequence ATGCGACAGTTGTGTAAGGGCAATGTCGCCATCGTGAAAGGCGCCGTCCTCGCCGGATGTCGCGCTTACTATGGATATCCCATTACGCCGGCCAGCGAAATCGCTGAATACGCGGCGCTTTATTTGCCGCAGGTTGGCGGCACATTCGTGCAGGCAGAATCGGAAGTTGCTGCCATCAACATGGTGTACGGCGCTGCCGCTGCCGGCGAGCGCGTAATGACCGCTTCTTCCGGACCGGGCATGAGCCTTATGCAGGAAGGCATGTCGTACATCGCCGGTGCCGAACTGCCCTGCGTCGTCGTTGACGTCGTGCGTGGCGGGCCCGGTCTCGGCAACATCGCCCCCGAACAAAGCGACTACTCCTGCATCGTGAAGGGTGGAGGCCACGGGAACTATAAAAATCTTGTTCTGGCGCCCGCTTCCGTTCAGGAGATGGCGGACCTCACGATGCTCGCTTTCGAGCTTGCCGACCGTTATCGCAACCCGGCCGTCATTCTCACCGACGGATTCGTGGGCCAGATGATGGAGACCATTGGACTCGAAGTCAGCGAGCACGAAGTGCCTTCGAAGCCTTGGGCCGTAATGGGCACACCGGAAACGCGCAAGAACCTGGTTTCGTCCATCTACCTCGAACCTGATGAGTTGGAAGCTCACATCCGTAAGCTCGAAGCCAAGTATCGCCTGGCCGAGCAACTCGAGCAGCGCTTCGAAACCTACATGGCCGAAGACGCCGAGATCCTGCTCGTCGGCTATGGCATCGTTTCGCGCGTGTTGCGTTCCACCGTGGAACAGGCTCGAGCTCAGGGCCTGCGCGTCGGACTTTTCCGCCCGATCTCGTTGTGGCCGTTCCCGTCGAAACCGCTGGCCGAGTACGCTTCGCGTTGCCGCTTTGTTCAGGTCGTCGAAATGTCGACCGGACAGATGCTGGAAGACGTGAAGCTGGCCATCAATGGCCGCACGCCCATTGAGTTCTACAACCGTGTCGGTGGCAATGTCCCGACCGCGGAAGAGATCCACACACAACTGCTGGCGCATGAAGCGGCTCACGTATAG
- a CDS encoding ferredoxin family protein translates to MAVKGSVTINTDECKGCGLCVESCPPKKLHLAEGLNQYGIHPAVYAGEGCTGCGICFYCCPEPGAITVYREQAVKKAPEVDYATVV, encoded by the coding sequence ATGGCAGTAAAAGGTAGCGTAACCATTAACACCGACGAGTGTAAGGGCTGCGGACTTTGTGTGGAGTCTTGCCCACCGAAGAAGCTCCACCTCGCGGAAGGTCTCAACCAGTACGGCATTCACCCCGCTGTGTATGCCGGAGAAGGCTGCACCGGATGCGGCATCTGCTTCTACTGCTGTCCGGAGCCGGGCGCGATAACCGTTTATCGCGAACAGGCCGTCAAAAAAGCCCCGGAGGTCGACTATGCGACAGTTGTGTAA
- a CDS encoding 2-oxoacid:acceptor oxidoreductase family protein produces MSEFQITHSKSPLFYDHYERKAELQHQTHYCPGCGHGIAHKLIGEALQELGVQDDTIFVSPVGCSVFAYYYFDTGNVQAAHGRAPAVATAIKRAHPDKMVISYQGDGDLAAIGTAEIIHAANRGENITVFFVNNNIYGMTGGQLAPTTMVGEKSTTSPWGRRPGNEGFPIHVAELLSTLEAPVYIERVALNDPKNIMKARKAIRKALELQKNKAGFSLVEILSPCPTIWKKDPVVARNWITEKMIPQFPLNTFRDRKADIPVIPVPQRPIAEAIEIADDGVKAPRAKHKTRDVKIKCAGFGGQGVLTLGILLAEMGMREDLEVSWLPSYGPEMRSGSAHCHVCLSHERIGSPLISSPDVLVAMNEISLRKFAPQVAAGGTILYNRDSLPPDFSAPQARIICIPASEIADKLGSAKVQNVVMLGALLEETECLPLDMAEAVLNSTVKRKEFMEMNRKALAAGRQFIDDQVRVGAVSQPDGFAY; encoded by the coding sequence TTGTCGGAATTTCAGATTACTCACAGTAAATCGCCGCTCTTTTACGATCATTACGAGCGGAAGGCGGAACTTCAACACCAGACGCACTATTGTCCCGGTTGCGGCCACGGTATCGCCCATAAACTGATCGGCGAGGCGTTGCAGGAGCTCGGCGTTCAGGACGACACCATCTTCGTCAGTCCGGTCGGCTGCTCTGTTTTCGCCTACTACTACTTCGATACCGGCAACGTGCAGGCCGCTCACGGCCGCGCCCCCGCGGTCGCAACCGCCATCAAGCGTGCGCACCCGGACAAGATGGTCATCAGCTATCAGGGCGATGGCGACCTTGCCGCCATCGGTACCGCTGAGATCATTCATGCCGCAAATCGCGGTGAGAACATCACCGTCTTCTTCGTGAACAACAATATCTACGGCATGACTGGCGGCCAACTCGCGCCCACCACAATGGTCGGCGAGAAGAGCACCACCAGTCCATGGGGACGCCGTCCCGGCAACGAAGGCTTCCCTATCCATGTCGCTGAATTGCTGTCTACGCTCGAAGCTCCCGTCTACATCGAGCGCGTGGCGCTGAACGACCCCAAGAACATCATGAAGGCCCGCAAAGCAATCCGGAAAGCACTTGAGCTTCAAAAGAACAAAGCCGGATTCTCGCTGGTCGAAATCCTCTCGCCCTGTCCCACTATCTGGAAGAAAGATCCAGTCGTCGCTCGCAATTGGATCACCGAAAAGATGATTCCGCAGTTCCCTCTGAACACCTTCCGCGACAGGAAGGCGGACATCCCTGTCATCCCCGTGCCGCAGCGCCCGATCGCCGAGGCCATCGAGATCGCGGATGATGGCGTCAAGGCACCACGCGCAAAACATAAGACCCGTGACGTGAAGATCAAGTGCGCTGGGTTCGGCGGGCAAGGCGTACTTACACTCGGGATCCTCCTCGCCGAGATGGGAATGCGCGAAGACCTCGAAGTTTCGTGGCTGCCTTCGTATGGTCCGGAAATGCGCAGCGGCAGCGCCCACTGTCATGTGTGCCTGTCACACGAGCGCATTGGATCTCCGCTCATCTCCTCACCCGATGTGCTCGTGGCGATGAACGAAATCTCTCTGCGCAAATTCGCTCCACAAGTCGCAGCAGGTGGAACGATTCTCTACAACCGCGACTCGTTGCCACCAGACTTCTCTGCTCCGCAGGCTCGCATTATCTGCATTCCTGCCTCGGAGATTGCGGACAAACTTGGCAGCGCCAAGGTGCAGAACGTCGTAATGCTCGGAGCTCTGCTCGAGGAAACCGAGTGTCTGCCCTTGGATATGGCGGAAGCTGTACTCAACTCCACCGTGAAACGCAAAGAGTTCATGGAAATGAACCGGAAGGCCCTTGCTGCGGGCCGCCAATTCATTGACGACCAGGTTCGCGTCGGTGCCGTTTCGCAACCCGACGGGTTCGCCTACTAA